From a single Canis aureus isolate CA01 chromosome 5, VMU_Caureus_v.1.0, whole genome shotgun sequence genomic region:
- the CES5A gene encoding carboxylesterase 5A isoform X1 — protein MFREFRQASRMSGEWGHLGQTLIWAVWVLAAATEGPAADAPVRSTRLGWVRGKQATVLGSTMPVNVFLGIPFAAPPLGPLRFKRPKPALLWNDSRDATSYPKLCLQNSVWLLSDQHFLKVHYPNLEVSEDCLYLNIYAPAHANTGSKLPVMVWFPGGAFETGSASIFDGSALAAYEDVLIVTTQYRLGIFGFFNTGDQHAPGNWAFLDQLAALTWVQENIEFFGGDPHSVTIFGESAGAISVSGLILSPMASGLFHKAIMESGVAIIPFLRAPDDERNEDLQVIARICGCNVSDSVALLQCLRAKSSEELLDINKKTKSFTRVVDGFFFPDEPLDLLTEKTFNSIPSVIGVNNHECGFLLPMKEFPEILGGSNKSLALHLIHRVLHIPNQYLYLVADQYFYNKHSPVEIRDSFLDLLGDVFFVVPGVVTARYHRDAGAPVYFYEFQHPPECLKDTRPAFVKADHSDEIRFVFGGAFLKGNIVMFEGATEEEKLLSRKMMRYWANFARTGDPNGEGLPLWPAYSQSEQYLKLDLNISVGQKLKEQEVEFWSDTLPLIMSMSTAPPGPPVPLLSLSVLLPFLFSSAP, from the exons ATGTTCAGGGAGTTCAGGCAGGCCAGTCGGATGAGCGGGGAGTGGGGGCATCTGGGCCAGACTCTGATCTGGGCTGTTTGGGTCCTTGCAGCTGCCACCGAGG GGCCAGCTGCTGATGCACCGGTGAGGAGCACCAGGCTGGGATGGGTCCGGGGCAAGCAAGCCACTGTGCTGGGAAGCACCATGCCTGTGAACGTGTTCCTCGGGATCCCCTTTGCTGCGCCCCCTCTAGGACCCCTGCGATTTAAGAGACCCAAGCCTGCATTGCTCTGGAATGACTCACGAGATGCCACGTCCTATCCTAAATT GTGCCTCCAGAACTCAGTGTGGCTGCTCTCAGATCAACACTTTCTCAAGGTGCATTACCCCAATTTGGAAGTGTCCGAAGACTGCCTGTACCTTAACATCTACGCACCAGCCCACGCGAACACCGGCTCCAAGCTCCCC GTCATGGTGTGGTTCCCTGGAGGTGCCTTTGAGACTGGCTCAGCCTCCATCTTCGATGGGTCCGCCCTGGCTGCCTATGAGGATGTGCTGATTGTGACAACCCAGTACCGGCTAGGAATATTTGGTTTCTTCAA CACAGGGGACCAGCACGCTCCGGGGAACTGGGCCTTCCTGGACCAGTTGGCTGCCTTAACCTGGGTCCAGGAGAATATCGAGTTCTTCGGGGGGGACCCACACTCTGTGACCATCTTTGGCGAGTCAGCAGGAGCCATAAGTGTTTCCGGCCTT ATACTGTCCCCCATGGCCAGTGGCTTATTCCACAAAGCCATCATGGAGAGTGGGGTGGCCATCATCCCTTTCCTGCGGGCCCCCGATGATGAGAGGAATGAAGAT TTGCAGGTGATTGCACGTATATGTGGTTGCAATGTATCAGACTCCGTAGCTCTGCTGCAGTGCCTGAGGGCAAAATCCTCCGAGGAGTTGTTGGACATCAACAAG AAAACCAAGTCTTTCACTCGAGTGGTTGAtggttttttctttcctgatgagCCTCTAGACCTATTGACtgagaaaacatttaattcaATTCCTTCTGTCATCGGAGTCAATAACCACGAGTGTGGCTTCCTGCTGCCCATG AAAGAGTTTCCGGAGATCCTTGGAGGCTCCAACAAATCTCTCGCCCTGCACTTGATCCACCGAGTCCTG CACATCCCCAACCAGTACTTATATCTTGTGGCTGATCAATACTTCTACAACAAGCACTCCCCAGTTGAGATTCGAGATAGTTTTCTGGACTTGCTTGGAGATGTGTTCTTTGTGGTCCCTGGGGTGGTCACAGCTCGATACCACAGAG ATGCTGGTGCACCTGTCTACTTCTACGAGTTTCAACACCCACCTGAGTGCTTAAAGGACACGAGGCCAGCTTTTGTCAAAGCCGATCACTCTGATGAAATCCGCTTTGTCTTTGGAGGTGCCTTCCTGAAAGGCAACATTGTCATGTTCG AAGGAGCCACAGAGGAGGAGAAATTGCTGAGCAGGAAGATGATGAGGTACTGGGCCAACTTTGCTCGGACTGG GGACCCTAATGGGGAAGGCCTGCCACTGTGGCCGGCCTACAGTCAGAGCGAGCAGTACCTGAAGCTGGATTTGAACATAAGCGTGGGACAGAAACTGAAGGAGCAGGAGGTGGAGTTTTGGTCAGATACTCTCCCCCTGATAATGTCCATGTCCACAGCACCCCCTGGTCCTCCTGTCCCCTTACTCTCCCTTTCTGTGCTCCTGCCTTTCTTATTCTCCTCTGCTCCTTGA
- the CES5A gene encoding carboxylesterase 5A isoform X2 produces the protein MFREFRQASRMSGEWGHLGQTLIWAVWVLAAATEGPAADAPVRSTRLGWVRGKQATVLGSTMPVNVFLGIPFAAPPLGPLRFKRPKPALLWNDSRDATSYPKLCLQNSVWLLSDQHFLKVHYPNLEVSEDCLYLNIYAPAHANTGSKLPILSPMASGLFHKAIMESGVAIIPFLRAPDDERNEDLQVIARICGCNVSDSVALLQCLRAKSSEELLDINKKTKSFTRVVDGFFFPDEPLDLLTEKTFNSIPSVIGVNNHECGFLLPMKEFPEILGGSNKSLALHLIHRVLHIPNQYLYLVADQYFYNKHSPVEIRDSFLDLLGDVFFVVPGVVTARYHRDAGAPVYFYEFQHPPECLKDTRPAFVKADHSDEIRFVFGGAFLKGNIVMFEGATEEEKLLSRKMMRYWANFARTGDPNGEGLPLWPAYSQSEQYLKLDLNISVGQKLKEQEVEFWSDTLPLIMSMSTAPPGPPVPLLSLSVLLPFLFSSAP, from the exons ATGTTCAGGGAGTTCAGGCAGGCCAGTCGGATGAGCGGGGAGTGGGGGCATCTGGGCCAGACTCTGATCTGGGCTGTTTGGGTCCTTGCAGCTGCCACCGAGG GGCCAGCTGCTGATGCACCGGTGAGGAGCACCAGGCTGGGATGGGTCCGGGGCAAGCAAGCCACTGTGCTGGGAAGCACCATGCCTGTGAACGTGTTCCTCGGGATCCCCTTTGCTGCGCCCCCTCTAGGACCCCTGCGATTTAAGAGACCCAAGCCTGCATTGCTCTGGAATGACTCACGAGATGCCACGTCCTATCCTAAATT GTGCCTCCAGAACTCAGTGTGGCTGCTCTCAGATCAACACTTTCTCAAGGTGCATTACCCCAATTTGGAAGTGTCCGAAGACTGCCTGTACCTTAACATCTACGCACCAGCCCACGCGAACACCGGCTCCAAGCTCCCC ATACTGTCCCCCATGGCCAGTGGCTTATTCCACAAAGCCATCATGGAGAGTGGGGTGGCCATCATCCCTTTCCTGCGGGCCCCCGATGATGAGAGGAATGAAGAT TTGCAGGTGATTGCACGTATATGTGGTTGCAATGTATCAGACTCCGTAGCTCTGCTGCAGTGCCTGAGGGCAAAATCCTCCGAGGAGTTGTTGGACATCAACAAG AAAACCAAGTCTTTCACTCGAGTGGTTGAtggttttttctttcctgatgagCCTCTAGACCTATTGACtgagaaaacatttaattcaATTCCTTCTGTCATCGGAGTCAATAACCACGAGTGTGGCTTCCTGCTGCCCATG AAAGAGTTTCCGGAGATCCTTGGAGGCTCCAACAAATCTCTCGCCCTGCACTTGATCCACCGAGTCCTG CACATCCCCAACCAGTACTTATATCTTGTGGCTGATCAATACTTCTACAACAAGCACTCCCCAGTTGAGATTCGAGATAGTTTTCTGGACTTGCTTGGAGATGTGTTCTTTGTGGTCCCTGGGGTGGTCACAGCTCGATACCACAGAG ATGCTGGTGCACCTGTCTACTTCTACGAGTTTCAACACCCACCTGAGTGCTTAAAGGACACGAGGCCAGCTTTTGTCAAAGCCGATCACTCTGATGAAATCCGCTTTGTCTTTGGAGGTGCCTTCCTGAAAGGCAACATTGTCATGTTCG AAGGAGCCACAGAGGAGGAGAAATTGCTGAGCAGGAAGATGATGAGGTACTGGGCCAACTTTGCTCGGACTGG GGACCCTAATGGGGAAGGCCTGCCACTGTGGCCGGCCTACAGTCAGAGCGAGCAGTACCTGAAGCTGGATTTGAACATAAGCGTGGGACAGAAACTGAAGGAGCAGGAGGTGGAGTTTTGGTCAGATACTCTCCCCCTGATAATGTCCATGTCCACAGCACCCCCTGGTCCTCCTGTCCCCTTACTCTCCCTTTCTGTGCTCCTGCCTTTCTTATTCTCCTCTGCTCCTTGA